A single genomic interval of Mucilaginibacter boryungensis harbors:
- a CDS encoding DeoR/GlpR family DNA-binding transcription regulator produces MKNITDRHRYILEKLKNEGKVNIIDLVEEMSVSGVTIRKDLKLLEDKSLLFRTRGGGSINNPYAVDRPIYEKEFINSDEKKRIAKAAVELIGQTDSIMIGSGTTAFEVARALNPSHNLTVITPALKVGLELSSRNNIEVLQLGGIIRPKSSSVAGAHALQVLKDISCSVLFIGVDGIDLDFGVTISNLAEATVNQKMIETAQTVVVVADSTKFDRRGLGRICSLEQIQYIITDDKVSKSTIKSIEERGIKVIVT; encoded by the coding sequence ATGAAGAATATCACCGACAGACACCGCTATATCCTTGAAAAACTAAAAAACGAGGGTAAGGTGAATATTATTGACCTGGTAGAAGAAATGTCAGTTTCTGGCGTAACAATCCGAAAGGATCTGAAACTACTGGAGGACAAAAGTTTACTTTTCCGCACGCGTGGCGGGGGATCAATTAATAACCCCTACGCTGTAGACAGGCCGATATACGAAAAAGAGTTTATCAATTCGGATGAAAAGAAAAGGATAGCCAAAGCGGCGGTTGAGTTAATAGGACAAACAGATTCTATTATGATAGGTTCGGGCACGACGGCTTTTGAAGTAGCACGCGCTTTAAACCCATCGCATAACCTTACGGTGATTACCCCGGCTTTAAAAGTTGGTTTAGAATTAAGCAGCAGAAATAATATAGAGGTATTACAGCTTGGCGGTATTATAAGGCCTAAATCGTCATCCGTTGCCGGCGCGCATGCTTTACAGGTTTTGAAAGATATTTCATGCAGTGTGCTATTTATTGGGGTGGATGGTATCGACCTGGATTTTGGTGTAACCATATCTAACCTGGCCGAGGCCACTGTAAATCAAAAAATGATTGAAACCGCTCAGACTGTTGTAGTTGTGGCCGATAGTACCAAGTTTGACCGCCGTGGCTTGGGCCGTATTTGCAGCCTTGAGCAGATACAATATATTATTACCGACGACAAAGTATCTAAAAGCACTATAAAATCAATTGAAGAACGGGGCATAAAGGTAATTGTTACTTAA
- a CDS encoding MFS transporter produces MTNSENSLLDKAGIPRHLAWGYLGIMIFMMGDGLEGAWLSPYLIGRGLTMQESASLFTVYGVTIAISSWFSGVLAEGFGPKKVMLMGVLLYILGTLGFVGYGIPNLNYPVMLLTYALRGFGYPLFAYSFLVWITYRSPQQKLGTAVGWFWFVFTGGLNVFGAYYSSWAIVHLGNSANERYINTLWSSILWVTIGAFFALVLNRDKFKTSAIANHVSKSQELMKGLTIMKEEPKVLIGGIIRIINTTAQFAFPVFIPTYMASHGFSTTEWLQIWGTIFTANIAFNLIFGFVGDGFGWKNTVMWFGGVGCALTTLLFFYSPVLFHGSFWMVMLCGILWGALLAGYVPLSALVPSLVKKDKGAAMAVLNLGAGLAVFVGPAIVGIFIGSVGNTGVVWILAGLYLVSAILTKFIALPNNAKTANSEAPIAAVAV; encoded by the coding sequence ATGACCAATTCAGAAAATTCTTTGCTGGATAAAGCAGGTATCCCCAGGCACCTGGCATGGGGCTATTTAGGTATTATGATATTTATGATGGGCGACGGCCTGGAAGGCGCATGGTTAAGTCCGTATTTAATAGGGCGTGGGTTAACCATGCAGGAATCAGCATCGCTGTTTACTGTTTATGGGGTTACTATTGCTATCTCGTCATGGTTCTCGGGCGTCCTGGCCGAGGGTTTTGGCCCTAAAAAAGTAATGCTGATGGGGGTATTGCTGTATATTTTAGGTACGCTTGGCTTTGTGGGTTATGGCATCCCTAATTTAAATTACCCGGTGATGTTGCTTACCTATGCCTTGCGTGGTTTCGGGTATCCATTATTCGCTTACTCATTCCTGGTTTGGATTACCTATCGCAGTCCGCAGCAAAAGCTGGGTACGGCAGTTGGTTGGTTCTGGTTTGTGTTTACGGGCGGACTGAACGTGTTTGGCGCTTACTATTCAAGCTGGGCTATTGTGCATTTGGGTAACAGCGCAAATGAAAGATATATCAATACACTCTGGAGCTCGATATTATGGGTAACCATAGGTGCGTTTTTTGCACTGGTACTTAACCGTGATAAGTTTAAAACCAGCGCTATTGCCAATCATGTAAGCAAATCGCAGGAATTGATGAAAGGGCTTACTATTATGAAAGAAGAACCCAAGGTTTTGATAGGGGGCATTATCCGCATTATCAACACCACGGCTCAGTTTGCATTCCCGGTATTTATTCCAACTTATATGGCATCGCACGGTTTTTCCACTACCGAGTGGTTGCAAATTTGGGGCACCATATTTACAGCTAATATAGCCTTCAACCTAATCTTCGGCTTTGTTGGCGATGGTTTTGGTTGGAAGAATACAGTAATGTGGTTTGGCGGAGTGGGCTGTGCGTTAACTACGCTGCTGTTTTTTTATTCCCCGGTATTATTCCATGGTAGTTTTTGGATGGTAATGCTTTGCGGCATTTTATGGGGCGCGCTGCTGGCAGGCTATGTGCCGCTTTCAGCACTTGTACCATCGTTGGTTAAAAAAGATAAAGGTGCCGCTATGGCCGTGCTAAACTTGGGCGCCGGCTTAGCCGTGTTTGTTGGGCCGGCTATAGTAGGCATTTTTATTGGCAGCGTGGGTAACACCGGCGTAGTGTGGATACTGGCTGGTTTATATTTAGTAAGTGCTATACTAACCAAATTTATAGCCTTACCAAATAATGCAAAAACCGCAAATTCCGAAGCGCCAATAGCGGCGGTGGCGGTGTAA
- a CDS encoding FGGY-family carbohydrate kinase gives MAAKEAYIVIDIGTGNVRVAVAATDGKILGIDRCDIIYHKDTNYPEALYFDPAQLWEQVSGLTKNALKQAGDVIVLALTATSQREGIVLLDKDGNSLIGLPNIDHRGREWEHIIKDKSYVYGLTGRYPTSLFSAMKLVGIREKRKEIWAAFTTFLSISDWVEYMLSGVVHYEHSQASETLFYDVAKKDWSADLCAVFDMDTAILPKLTHSGTILGTITKSQAANLDISTDAKVIVGGGDTQLAIMSTRPETNDVVIVSGTTTPIIKLTGTYVTDVQERTWTGRHTDENSFMFEANAGVTGLNYQRLKEVFYPNEGYDVIEKELGELKSQQCVASLGSMLADEKSALTLGGFIFDAPVSHTLTRADFVWATLWDIACSIAENYNTLNSVSAHQQDYVWACGGGVQSYTLRKLIASLLNKKVMIRDSYRQSSVVGGVLICNNALGKQQPPPVTLEVVEPAPQDDYKTLYADWKNTRSHFKKMLS, from the coding sequence ATGGCGGCTAAAGAAGCATATATAGTTATTGATATTGGCACGGGCAACGTGCGCGTAGCAGTTGCCGCAACCGATGGTAAAATATTAGGAATTGACAGGTGCGATATTATCTATCATAAAGATACCAATTACCCCGAAGCCCTTTATTTTGACCCGGCACAGTTGTGGGAACAAGTGAGCGGACTGACAAAAAATGCCTTAAAGCAAGCAGGTGACGTTATCGTGCTGGCTTTAACCGCTACCAGTCAGCGGGAAGGGATTGTGCTGTTGGATAAGGACGGTAATTCGCTGATAGGTTTGCCAAATATCGACCATCGCGGGCGCGAATGGGAGCATATTATTAAAGACAAAAGCTATGTGTACGGTTTAACCGGGCGCTATCCAACATCGCTGTTTTCGGCGATGAAACTGGTGGGGATCCGCGAAAAGCGTAAGGAAATATGGGCCGCTTTCACCACTTTTTTAAGTATTAGCGATTGGGTAGAATATATGCTGAGCGGCGTAGTACATTACGAACATTCGCAAGCTTCAGAAACTTTGTTTTATGATGTGGCGAAGAAAGATTGGTCGGCTGATTTGTGCGCTGTATTTGATATGGATACCGCCATTTTACCAAAGCTGACACATTCGGGAACTATTTTAGGCACCATAACAAAATCTCAAGCTGCAAACCTGGATATTAGTACCGATGCAAAAGTGATAGTTGGTGGTGGCGACACACAATTAGCTATTATGAGTACCCGCCCCGAAACAAACGATGTGGTGATCGTATCGGGTACTACTACACCAATTATTAAACTAACCGGCACCTATGTAACCGACGTGCAGGAACGCACCTGGACAGGCAGGCATACCGACGAAAACAGCTTTATGTTTGAAGCTAACGCGGGGGTGACCGGCTTAAACTACCAGCGACTGAAAGAGGTTTTTTATCCTAATGAGGGGTACGATGTAATAGAAAAAGAACTTGGGGAACTAAAAAGCCAGCAATGTGTAGCATCGTTGGGTAGTATGCTGGCCGATGAAAAGTCGGCTTTAACCCTGGGCGGGTTTATTTTCGACGCGCCGGTATCGCATACACTTACCCGTGCCGATTTTGTTTGGGCAACCCTTTGGGACATTGCCTGCAGTATAGCAGAGAATTACAATACTTTAAACTCGGTTAGTGCGCATCAACAGGATTACGTTTGGGCTTGCGGCGGCGGTGTGCAAAGTTATACGCTAAGAAAGCTGATCGCATCGTTACTAAACAAAAAAGTAATGATCCGCGATAGCTATCGTCAGTCGTCGGTAGTAGGCGGGGTGCTCATTTGCAATAATGCATTGGGTAAACAACAGCCGCCGCCAGTCACTCTGGAGGTCGTTGAACCCGCACCGCAGGATGATTACAAAACCTTATATGCTGATTGGAAAAATACCCGTTCACACTTTAAAAAGATGCTGAGCTAA
- a CDS encoding histidine phosphatase family protein, producing the protein MLSVYLLRHGETSYNADGNRYCGRTDIGLTLKGIKQAETVNGQLNGKHIDAVYSSPLSRARITAEIATDKQVITDDRIIEVDFGQWEGKTKEEFYKEDPQSWNDWAVNPGTAKAGRTGESGDEIVNRVDAFFTEMLEKHAGETIVVVGHNGINRLYMAHKLGMPLKNYRRIFQENSAITFFELDDKGEFTLKKLNA; encoded by the coding sequence ATGCTTAGTGTTTATTTGCTAAGGCACGGCGAAACCAGCTACAATGCCGATGGTAACCGCTATTGCGGCCGCACGGATATTGGCCTGACCCTAAAAGGTATTAAACAGGCCGAAACCGTTAACGGACAGCTGAATGGAAAGCATATCGATGCGGTATATTCATCGCCGTTAAGCAGGGCACGTATCACTGCAGAAATAGCGACCGATAAGCAGGTTATAACCGATGACCGGATTATTGAGGTGGATTTTGGTCAGTGGGAGGGAAAAACCAAAGAAGAGTTTTACAAGGAAGACCCGCAATCGTGGAATGATTGGGCCGTAAACCCGGGTACTGCAAAAGCTGGCAGAACAGGTGAATCCGGCGATGAAATAGTAAACCGTGTTGATGCCTTTTTCACCGAAATGCTGGAAAAGCACGCTGGCGAAACCATTGTTGTGGTAGGGCATAATGGCATCAACAGGTTATATATGGCCCATAAATTAGGTATGCCGCTAAAAAACTATCGCCGCATATTCCAGGAAAACTCAGCCATCACCTTTTTTGAACTGGATGACAAGGGAGAATTCACATTAAAAAAATTAAACGCATAA
- a CDS encoding 2-hydroxyacid dehydrogenase, whose product MRILITAPYNQKGQDALSAKFGEVIYKEWKGNGRAFNEAELNQLLDETGADALITEHDLVTANVINAHPDLKFIGVCRGTPSNVDLKAAAANGIPVFHTPARNAQAVAEMFIANVINLMRNTIPSWQWLTGKNWGEGAHTSYLQFKGNELAGKTVGMVGFGAVGQRIAEMLACFPCPIKFYDPYMESANPNYQKTTLEDVFESSDIVSIHLPVNEQTIGMINKSLISKMKPGAIFVNTARASVVKRDDLLYALENNLIGGAILDVFDFEPPDETDYKLINHPRVLATPHTAGATHEVEDHHVDILNKRIFEWAAANKIDTTAKA is encoded by the coding sequence ATGAGAATACTGATAACCGCCCCGTATAATCAAAAAGGGCAGGACGCGCTCTCCGCTAAGTTTGGAGAAGTTATTTACAAAGAATGGAAAGGGAATGGCCGCGCTTTTAACGAAGCCGAGCTGAACCAGTTGTTGGATGAGACCGGGGCCGATGCTTTGATTACCGAACACGACCTGGTGACAGCTAATGTAATAAACGCTCACCCCGATTTGAAATTTATTGGGGTTTGCCGTGGCACACCATCAAATGTGGATCTGAAAGCGGCTGCTGCTAATGGCATTCCCGTGTTTCATACACCGGCACGTAATGCGCAGGCCGTAGCCGAAATGTTTATAGCCAACGTAATTAACCTTATGCGCAATACTATTCCAAGCTGGCAGTGGCTTACCGGCAAAAATTGGGGCGAGGGTGCGCATACCTCATACCTGCAATTTAAAGGGAACGAACTGGCGGGTAAAACCGTTGGTATGGTAGGGTTTGGCGCGGTTGGGCAGCGTATTGCCGAAATGCTGGCGTGTTTTCCATGTCCTATAAAGTTCTACGATCCGTATATGGAGTCAGCCAATCCTAATTATCAAAAAACAACCCTTGAAGATGTTTTTGAAAGCAGCGACATCGTATCTATCCACCTGCCGGTAAACGAACAGACCATTGGTATGATTAACAAAAGCTTAATATCTAAAATGAAACCCGGTGCTATATTTGTGAACACCGCCCGGGCCAGTGTGGTAAAGCGCGACGACCTGCTTTATGCTTTGGAAAACAACCTGATAGGCGGCGCGATACTGGATGTGTTTGATTTTGAACCACCTGATGAAACAGATTATAAACTGATCAATCACCCGCGCGTATTGGCTACGCCGCATACAGCCGGTGCCACGCACGAAGTGGAAGACCACCATGTAGACATCCTGAACAAAAGGATATTTGAATGGGCGGCGGCAAATAAAATTGATACCACAGCAAAAGCATAA
- a CDS encoding glycerophosphodiester phosphodiesterase family protein, which yields MKKLSTLFSCILLVGAGKMAIAQTEMNILKFNNIPEFQSYFKHTGKDMPLISGHRGGTTPGYPENCIATFENTLKHTPAIFEMDPRLTKDSVVVVLHDDSLGRTITGKGKLNSYTYAELQQFRLKDPQGNVTNYKIPTLKEMILWSKGKTILNLDHKDVPLAMTAKILRECKNDMIMLTVHKASEAKFYVDDNPNHMLSAFVLTKKAFYEYEKAGVPWKNMIAYIGPKNQPENKEIMELLHAKGVMCMISAAPSYDKLKSPAERAEHYRETFTMGADILESDLPIEVAEAIKPIMPSTGYQQKFWSKVKVK from the coding sequence ATGAAAAAGCTATCAACCCTATTTAGCTGCATATTATTAGTTGGCGCCGGTAAAATGGCCATTGCGCAAACTGAGATGAATATTTTAAAATTCAATAATATACCAGAGTTTCAGTCATATTTTAAGCATACCGGCAAGGATATGCCCTTAATCAGCGGTCACCGTGGCGGCACTACACCGGGTTACCCAGAAAATTGTATTGCTACCTTTGAGAATACGCTGAAACATACTCCGGCTATATTTGAAATGGACCCGAGGTTAACTAAGGATAGCGTAGTTGTGGTATTGCACGATGATTCACTTGGCCGCACTATAACAGGCAAAGGCAAATTAAATAGCTATACCTATGCCGAATTGCAGCAGTTTCGTTTAAAAGACCCGCAAGGGAATGTTACCAATTATAAAATACCAACGCTGAAGGAAATGATTTTGTGGAGCAAGGGCAAAACCATTTTAAACCTTGACCATAAAGACGTACCGCTTGCCATGACCGCTAAAATATTACGCGAGTGCAAAAACGATATGATTATGCTTACCGTGCATAAAGCAAGTGAAGCCAAATTTTATGTGGACGATAACCCTAACCACATGTTATCGGCTTTTGTGCTTACCAAAAAAGCATTTTACGAATATGAAAAAGCCGGCGTGCCATGGAAAAACATGATAGCCTATATTGGCCCTAAAAACCAGCCCGAAAACAAAGAAATAATGGAACTGCTGCATGCCAAAGGCGTAATGTGTATGATATCGGCAGCGCCAAGTTACGATAAGTTAAAAAGTCCCGCCGAGCGGGCCGAGCATTATCGCGAAACCTTTACGATGGGCGCAGATATACTGGAATCGGACCTGCCGATAGAGGTAGCTGAAGCCATTAAGCCGATAATGCCATCAACCGGTTATCAACAGAAATTCTGGAGTAAGGTGAAAGTGAAATAA
- a CDS encoding helix-turn-helix domain-containing protein: MKNYSKYLISSALEEQWGLYITTAGYTKIDINQNYPPNNHHPESHAFNWDSGRILDGYYIVFISSGSGLFESANTSIKHIKEGCCFLLFPGVWHRYKPDTNSGWEEYWVGFKGTYANDLMQKAFNPDDPFINTGLNNNLSRLFHELLDLIQQAPVGYHQVIAGITLQMLGLMHAMAMNKAVNTSNTDRLVEEAKFLFRESIQEPDKIEHILKRLPVSYSKLRKDFKATTGLSPNQYQLNLRLDKVKELLANTSLSISEIAYQTGFESASYLSKIFKIKTGASPKTYRQQFMSSYK; this comes from the coding sequence ATGAAAAACTATAGTAAATATTTAATATCAAGTGCATTAGAGGAACAATGGGGTTTATATATCACAACTGCCGGTTATACCAAAATTGATATTAACCAAAACTATCCGCCAAACAACCATCACCCCGAAAGCCACGCCTTTAACTGGGATTCGGGCAGGATACTTGACGGTTATTACATTGTATTCATCTCCAGCGGTTCAGGACTGTTTGAATCGGCCAATACCAGCATCAAGCATATTAAAGAAGGCTGTTGCTTTCTGCTTTTCCCGGGTGTTTGGCACCGTTACAAGCCCGATACCAATAGCGGCTGGGAAGAATATTGGGTTGGCTTTAAAGGCACCTACGCCAATGACTTGATGCAAAAGGCATTTAACCCCGACGATCCTTTCATTAACACAGGGCTTAACAACAACCTGTCCAGACTATTCCACGAATTATTGGACTTGATACAACAAGCCCCCGTCGGTTATCACCAGGTTATTGCCGGTATTACATTGCAAATGCTTGGGCTGATGCATGCGATGGCCATGAATAAAGCCGTCAATACATCAAATACTGACCGCCTGGTTGAGGAAGCTAAATTCCTTTTCAGGGAAAGTATACAGGAGCCTGATAAAATTGAGCATATCCTAAAAAGGCTCCCTGTTAGCTATTCCAAGTTGCGTAAGGATTTTAAAGCTACCACAGGCTTATCGCCCAACCAATACCAGTTAAACCTGCGCCTTGATAAGGTAAAGGAGCTATTGGCTAATACCAGCCTTAGCATCAGCGAGATCGCTTATCAAACCGGGTTCGAATCGGCATCTTACCTATCAAAAATATTTAAGATAAAAACCGGCGCATCCCCAAAAACTTACCGGCAGCAATTTATGTCATCATACAAATAA
- a CDS encoding phytanoyl-CoA dioxygenase family protein: MNSQLLGSQIDFYKENGYVVIEYFLNAEELEVWRSAVTEAIAQRNGQKMPGKDIKIGEDDGINKDADYYNNVFDQLLNLWQTNDKVRELMLDERIGKMAADLSGADGIRIWHDQALIKKPWANPTSWHLDTPFWSFSDRRALSIWVALDDATLENGCLFFIPGSHKQTTFENPGIGKNMGAVFNFYPQFKGAKSAAAPMKAGSCSFHCGLTIHGAHANMTPGFRRAMTCAYMPDGNTFNGEPNILPDDYLAKIKVGDLLNDDEQNPLIYKR; the protein is encoded by the coding sequence ATGAATTCACAACTTTTGGGAAGTCAGATAGACTTCTACAAGGAAAATGGTTATGTAGTTATTGAATATTTTTTGAACGCCGAAGAGTTAGAGGTTTGGCGCTCGGCCGTCACTGAGGCTATAGCACAGCGTAACGGGCAGAAAATGCCGGGCAAGGATATCAAGATAGGCGAAGATGACGGTATAAATAAAGATGCTGACTACTATAATAATGTGTTCGATCAGCTGCTGAACCTATGGCAAACCAACGATAAGGTGCGGGAACTAATGCTGGACGAGCGCATCGGCAAAATGGCTGCTGATTTATCTGGAGCGGACGGTATCCGTATCTGGCACGATCAGGCGCTGATCAAGAAACCATGGGCCAATCCCACATCGTGGCATTTAGATACGCCGTTCTGGTCGTTTTCTGACAGGCGTGCCTTATCCATTTGGGTGGCCTTGGACGATGCTACTTTAGAGAACGGTTGCCTGTTCTTTATTCCAGGTTCGCACAAGCAAACCACGTTTGAAAACCCCGGTATCGGTAAAAACATGGGAGCGGTATTTAATTTTTATCCGCAGTTTAAAGGTGCAAAATCAGCAGCGGCCCCTATGAAGGCCGGTAGCTGCTCGTTCCATTGCGGGCTGACTATTCACGGCGCGCACGCCAACATGACACCGGGTTTCCGCCGGGCTATGACCTGCGCTTATATGCCGGATGGTAATACCTTTAATGGCGAACCGAACATATTGCCCGATGACTACCTGGCAAAAATTAAAGTGGGCGATCTGTTAAATGATGATGAGCAAAACCCGCTAATATATAAACGCTAA
- a CDS encoding FGGY-family carbohydrate kinase encodes MAPYFIGIDIGTQGARVVLIDVKGNIIASEEQVFPLNDQSREEQSPDEWWDACYQSLTRMLQSKAVKGIAIDVKAIAVTSTSGTVIPLDKNNRPLHNAIMYSDKRSGKQATECTEVALKYHNSGYTAFSISSGLAKMVWFVETYPEKTKQIARWIHAADYITGMLSNVWGVTDYTNAFKSGYDVSNYTWPEYLYKHLPLKKEWLPMVVPSGTVIGTISAEIARHLGLTEAVKVTAGITDGCASQIASGAINPGEWNTTIGTTMVIKGVTKNEVLDPLGRLYSHRHPAGYWMPGGASNTGADWVTNEFGDDLVNLNGQAETLIPTNHIAYPLRQEGERFPFIASQARGFEPEGLTKAERFTANMEGVAYMERYSYELIEHLSGEKVSAVYTAGGASNSDTWLTIRSNVMNKPVYKMKHVSGAVGAAVLAASKTYYNSIIDAVKALVVIDKEIHPEEQLAKRYEANYQQFLKVMQDKGYIKGGFDA; translated from the coding sequence ATGGCGCCATATTTTATTGGAATAGATATAGGGACACAGGGCGCACGTGTGGTGTTGATAGATGTCAAAGGTAATATCATAGCATCCGAAGAACAGGTTTTCCCCTTGAACGATCAATCACGCGAAGAACAATCGCCTGATGAGTGGTGGGATGCCTGTTACCAATCGTTAACCCGTATGCTGCAAAGTAAAGCGGTAAAAGGTATCGCTATTGATGTTAAGGCCATTGCCGTAACTTCCACGTCGGGTACTGTAATTCCCCTGGATAAAAATAATAGGCCGCTGCATAATGCCATTATGTATAGCGATAAACGGTCGGGCAAGCAAGCAACTGAATGTACAGAAGTGGCATTGAAGTATCATAATAGCGGTTATACGGCATTCAGTATTTCAAGCGGGTTGGCCAAAATGGTTTGGTTTGTAGAAACCTATCCGGAAAAGACTAAACAAATAGCACGCTGGATACATGCTGCCGATTATATAACAGGCATGCTCAGCAATGTTTGGGGGGTGACGGATTATACCAACGCCTTTAAATCGGGTTACGACGTAAGTAATTACACCTGGCCGGAATACTTGTATAAACACCTGCCACTGAAAAAAGAGTGGCTGCCAATGGTTGTACCCTCGGGCACAGTTATAGGGACTATTTCGGCAGAGATAGCCCGGCACCTGGGTTTAACTGAAGCTGTTAAAGTTACGGCCGGTATTACCGATGGTTGCGCTTCGCAGATCGCGTCGGGGGCAATTAATCCGGGTGAGTGGAATACCACTATAGGCACCACCATGGTTATAAAAGGTGTCACCAAAAACGAAGTGCTCGACCCTTTAGGGCGATTATACAGTCACCGGCACCCCGCAGGCTATTGGATGCCCGGTGGGGCCAGCAATACCGGCGCCGATTGGGTAACCAATGAATTTGGCGATGACCTGGTAAATTTGAACGGACAAGCCGAAACACTGATCCCGACAAACCATATAGCCTACCCGTTAAGACAGGAAGGCGAGCGCTTTCCATTCATTGCTTCACAAGCGCGTGGTTTCGAGCCGGAAGGACTAACCAAAGCCGAGCGTTTCACCGCAAACATGGAGGGCGTGGCCTATATGGAACGTTATTCGTATGAATTGATAGAACATCTATCAGGGGAAAAAGTAAGTGCGGTTTATACCGCCGGCGGGGCAAGTAATAGCGATACCTGGCTTACCATTCGCAGCAATGTAATGAACAAGCCGGTTTATAAAATGAAGCATGTATCGGGTGCGGTAGGCGCTGCTGTTTTAGCAGCCTCAAAAACGTATTATAACTCGATTATTGACGCAGTAAAGGCATTGGTGGTGATTGATAAGGAAATTCACCCGGAAGAACAGCTTGCAAAACGTTATGAAGCTAACTATCAACAATTTTTAAAAGTAATGCAGGACAAAGGATATATAAAAGGAGGTTTTGATGCTTAG
- a CDS encoding sugar phosphate isomerase/epimerase family protein, translating into MDIKFYAPRWGSEAISWPDFAEKVKVAGFDGVEVYPLESLHEKDVMLQAITDNGLDLALIHSEVIEGRNFGNYKNALIKNLYILAGYQTNQIKPKFINSHTGKDYYTQEQMAECFAICDISKEIDIPIIHETHRNKWSFAAHVTKAYLQQFPDVRLALDLSHWVCVAETYLQDQDEAVELALQHADHIHARVGHIEGPQVTDPRSPENAEALQHHLQWWDRWIALQKEKGRDVCTITPEFGPYPYMSYQCNTNNPVADQWAINCYMKDLLKNRYQTT; encoded by the coding sequence GTGGATATCAAATTCTATGCACCCCGTTGGGGATCGGAAGCTATCAGTTGGCCGGATTTTGCCGAAAAAGTAAAGGTCGCGGGTTTTGATGGGGTAGAGGTTTACCCATTGGAATCGTTACACGAAAAAGACGTGATGCTACAGGCCATTACCGATAACGGGCTTGATTTAGCTTTGATCCATTCCGAAGTGATAGAAGGTCGGAATTTCGGGAATTATAAGAATGCACTGATCAAAAATTTGTACATCTTAGCGGGTTATCAAACCAATCAAATTAAGCCCAAATTTATAAATTCACATACCGGTAAGGATTATTATACGCAAGAACAAATGGCCGAATGCTTTGCCATTTGCGATATAAGCAAAGAGATAGATATACCAATTATCCATGAAACACACCGTAATAAATGGTCGTTCGCTGCGCATGTTACTAAGGCTTACCTGCAACAGTTCCCGGATGTGCGCCTGGCGTTAGACCTTTCGCATTGGGTATGCGTGGCGGAAACCTATCTGCAGGATCAGGATGAAGCTGTCGAACTGGCTTTGCAGCATGCCGACCATATCCATGCAAGGGTTGGCCATATAGAAGGCCCGCAAGTAACAGACCCGCGTTCGCCCGAAAATGCAGAAGCTTTGCAGCATCATCTGCAATGGTGGGATAGGTGGATAGCATTGCAAAAGGAAAAGGGGAGAGATGTTTGCACCATCACACCTGAATTTGGGCCATACCCTTACATGAGTTACCAATGTAATACCAATAACCCGGTGGCCGACCAATGGGCCATTAACTGTTATATGAAAGACTTACTAAAAAACCGATATCAAACAACTTAA